In Aeromicrobium sp. A1-2, the DNA window GCAGCCACGACCGGACGACTCGATGCTGCTTCGAGGACACGGCCCAGCAGGGTGCTGGCGATGCCCCGCCGCATCGCCGACGGGCTCACCATGACCTTCTGGATCTCGACCACGTCGACGGACTCCCACCACGCGATGGCACCGACGAGCCGCACGCCGTCCCACGCCGTGACCCAGCGACCGCGCCACGCCGTCAGACCTATCTCGTCCTCCTGCAGCGGCGGAATGCGGTCATCGCCGATCAGTGCGGCCTCCATCGCGTAGGAGGTCCGCTGCAGGCGCAACAGGGCTGCTGCCAGATACGGATCGGCTGCGGGGTCTGGCGACGACAGGATCATCCGGAGCCGCCCAGCATTGCGTCCAGGCCGGCCTCGGCGAGCCGTTGCCACTCGGCGGCGTGCTCGGCGGGCACGACGACCCAGTCCTTCATCGGACGTCCCTTGCCGGACGGATCGAACGGCTGTGCTCCCGTGAGCGCCAGCGCTTCGGCGTACGCAGCGGTGTCGGCACCGAGCTTGATCGCCAGGCGGTCGCGACCGAAGCTCGCGACCACCCCCCCCTCGTACGTCAGGGAACGTGATCCGAACAGCGCACCTGGCAGCACGCCGCGCGGCGCCAGCTCGTCCAGGATCTCGTCGAATCGGGCTTCTGCGTCCATCCTCACCTCGCTGGGCGTCAGCCTACTGCGTGGTCGGACGCAGCGTCCGTGATCACCCGGCAAGACCGTCCGTCTGCTGGGGCGGCGCCTCGCGACGTCCCTAACCGACGACCAGCGGCGTCAGCGGGTGGATCGCCGGCGGAGCGGACAGCTCGGTGCCCAGCACCGCGAGCGCCGACTGGATGTGCGGCGTCTGCATGTGGGAGTCGAGGTCGGACGGATCGCTCCACTGCTCGATCGTGACGAACGTGCCCGGCGCCGCGGTGGACTCCGAGAGGTCGTACGCGAGGCAGCCCGCCTCTTCACGGGTCGGCGCCACGAGCCCCTGCATGGCCGCGCGGACGGCGTCCTCCGATCCCGGCTTGGCAGTGATGACGGCAACGACCTGGACGCTCATGATTCCTCCGATGGTGGATGTCTCGCCACGATAGGCCGAGTGGGCCCAAAGCGCAGCGCGGTCAGCGGTTCTTCCACTGCGGCGTGCGCTTCTCGGCGAAGGCCATGACGCCCTCGAGCGTGTCCTCGCTGACCAGGAGCTGGTCCATCGCGTCGGTCTCCTTCCGAGCGGCGGCCACGTCGTCCGCGACGCCGCGCGTCTGCTCGATGACCTCCAGCGACAGCCGCACCGAGGTCGGTGACACCGCCACGATCTCGGCGGCGAGCTCACGTGCCGCAGCGAGCGCGCCGCCGTCCGGCACAACCCGGCTGACCAGCCCGAGACGGAGCGCTTCCGCCGCGGGGATGGCTCGACCCGTGAGGATCATGTCGTGCGCGATCTTCGTCGGGATCGCCCTGGGCAGTCGCACCACGCCACCCGCCGCCGCGAACAGGCCAACTTTGACCTCGGGCAGGGCAAACCGGGCGGACTCGTCGGCCACCGCGAGTTGACAGGCCAGGACGATCTCGAACCCTCCGCCCATCGCAGCACCGTTGACCGCCGCGATGACAGGCTTGTGCATGCCCTCCCGGGAGGTCAGACCGCCGAAACCGCTGCTGGGGAACCAGGGGAATCCGCCACCCTCCGTCGTCGTGGCGGTCAGGTCATTGCCGGCGCAGAAGGCGTCGTCGCCCGCGCCCGTGATGATCGCGACCCAGAGTTCCGGATCTGCGAGGTACGCATCGAAGATGCCATCGAGCTCGACGTGCGCGGCGGCGTGCAGGGCATTGCGCACCTGCGGCCGTTGCAGCGTCACCTCGAGGATGTGGCCATCGCGGCGTACTGCGACGTGCTCGTAGTCCTCACGCAGGCCCGTCGCAGGGCGAGGCAGCAGTTCGTCCATCCGCTCCGGGGTCAGGGTCACCCGGTTGCCGTAGCCGAACGACCGGGCGTATATCCGCGCGCCGATCGGCTCAGCGGCGCCGGTCAGGACCGCCACGAGATCGTCGTCGCCGGCCACAGTCGTGGCCAGAAACCGCCTGCCGTCGAGGCGT includes these proteins:
- a CDS encoding GNAT family N-acetyltransferase, which gives rise to MILSSPDPAADPYLAAALLRLQRTSYAMEAALIGDDRIPPLQEDEIGLTAWRGRWVTAWDGVRLVGAIAWWESVDVVEIQKVMVSPSAMRRGIASTLLGRVLEAASSRPVVAATGRANAPAVSLYGKHGFRAQGDEQVPPGIWITRFRHAA
- a CDS encoding putative quinol monooxygenase, giving the protein MSVQVVAVITAKPGSEDAVRAAMQGLVAPTREEAGCLAYDLSESTAAPGTFVTIEQWSDPSDLDSHMQTPHIQSALAVLGTELSAPPAIHPLTPLVVG